From one Pseudactinotalea sp. HY158 genomic stretch:
- a CDS encoding alpha/beta hydrolase, with translation MRRGWVLGGLAAAVATAAVAYEASPWPRVWLLRFFAGDGSDPVSATAPHIQPGLEQRLDLRYDGSRPECLLDVYQHEGTRPLPALIWVHGGGFVTGAKEPLRPYLSVVASHGFTTVNLDYTPAPEALHPDQVHQLGRAVQYVVDHAAELDIDPDQLVLGGDSAGAHIVAQAVLASLDREYAAGAGITEFLDPARIVGVALASGPFDPAAAMAVRGPFRWYLRTVLWAYSGSRSFAKDPEFAYSSITPHVHADFPPAFLTSGPRDPLAVQSHALAARLREVGGDVDEVVLEETSRSGHVFDFDLGSSDARLALGRLVAFLRRVTTTPHRHGASDAW, from the coding sequence ATGCGGCGCGGCTGGGTGCTCGGGGGGCTCGCGGCGGCCGTGGCCACGGCCGCGGTCGCGTACGAGGCCAGTCCGTGGCCCCGGGTGTGGCTGTTGCGCTTCTTCGCCGGCGACGGCTCGGATCCGGTCTCCGCGACGGCTCCGCATATCCAGCCGGGCCTGGAGCAGCGGCTCGACCTGCGCTATGACGGCTCCCGGCCGGAGTGCCTGCTCGACGTCTACCAGCACGAGGGCACCCGGCCGCTGCCCGCGCTCATCTGGGTGCACGGCGGCGGCTTCGTCACGGGCGCGAAGGAGCCGCTGCGCCCGTACCTGTCGGTGGTCGCCTCCCACGGCTTCACGACCGTCAACCTCGACTACACGCCGGCTCCCGAGGCCCTCCACCCCGACCAGGTGCACCAGCTGGGCCGGGCGGTGCAGTACGTGGTGGATCACGCCGCCGAACTCGACATCGACCCTGACCAGCTCGTGCTCGGCGGCGACTCCGCCGGGGCCCACATCGTGGCGCAGGCCGTGCTCGCCTCCCTCGACCGCGAGTACGCGGCCGGCGCCGGGATCACGGAGTTCCTCGATCCCGCACGGATCGTGGGCGTGGCGCTGGCGAGCGGTCCGTTCGACCCGGCCGCGGCCATGGCCGTGCGGGGGCCGTTCCGGTGGTACCTGCGCACGGTGCTGTGGGCCTACAGCGGCTCGCGCAGCTTCGCGAAGGACCCGGAGTTCGCGTACTCCTCGATCACCCCGCACGTCCACGCCGACTTTCCGCCGGCGTTCCTCACCTCGGGGCCCAGGGATCCGCTCGCGGTGCAGTCCCATGCGCTCGCCGCGCGGCTGCGCGAGGTCGGCGGGGACGTCGACGAGGTGGTGCTCGAGGAGACCTCTCGGTCCGGGCACGTGTTCGACTTCGACCTGGGCAGTTCCGACGCCCGCCTCGCGCTCGGCCGGCTCGTCGCGTTCCTGCGCCGCGTGACCACGACGCCGCACCGCCACGGCGCCAGCGACGCGTGGTGA
- a CDS encoding oxygenase MpaB family protein, translating into MRTTYDSAPASLDPSGPLHELRLAAGRALRAKVAGPEARARTQEIWGTPGSRWFTPTDPIWRVHNDAAMFAGGITALLVQMLHPAAMAGVGDFSGYKSDPWGRLQRTADYIAVTTFGTIEAAEQVSARVARIHDRVSGTDELGRPYRGNDPDLLLWVHDAEIDAFLRAYQAYSPTPLTPAEADTYVEQTAIPARLLGIADPPLTVAQLRSQLRGFRADLAITNSAREASRFVVLHPPVGLAARPAYGMLVAGGVALVPGFARRMLGLPLGPRAARWVARPFGHAAVAGVRWALGGLDKANRLAPAARGQGL; encoded by the coding sequence GTGAGGACGACGTACGATTCAGCTCCCGCTTCCCTCGATCCCTCCGGCCCGCTGCACGAGCTCCGCCTCGCCGCAGGCCGAGCGCTCCGGGCGAAGGTCGCCGGCCCGGAGGCCCGCGCCCGAACCCAGGAGATCTGGGGAACCCCCGGGAGCCGGTGGTTCACTCCGACCGATCCGATCTGGCGCGTGCACAATGACGCGGCCATGTTCGCCGGCGGCATCACCGCGCTGCTCGTGCAGATGCTCCACCCGGCCGCGATGGCGGGCGTCGGGGACTTCTCCGGCTACAAGTCCGACCCGTGGGGCCGGCTGCAGCGCACGGCCGACTACATCGCGGTGACGACCTTCGGCACGATCGAGGCCGCCGAGCAGGTCTCCGCCCGCGTCGCCCGGATCCACGATCGCGTGAGCGGCACCGACGAGCTCGGCCGGCCCTACCGCGGCAACGACCCCGACCTGCTGCTGTGGGTCCACGACGCCGAGATCGACGCGTTCCTGCGCGCCTACCAGGCCTACAGCCCCACGCCGCTCACACCCGCCGAGGCCGATACGTACGTCGAGCAGACCGCGATCCCCGCCCGGCTCCTCGGCATCGCCGACCCGCCGCTCACGGTGGCGCAGCTGCGATCACAGCTGCGCGGGTTCCGCGCCGACCTCGCGATCACGAACTCGGCCAGGGAGGCCTCCCGGTTCGTCGTGCTGCACCCGCCGGTCGGCTTGGCGGCTCGGCCCGCCTACGGGATGCTCGTCGCCGGCGGGGTGGCACTCGTGCCGGGCTTCGCGCGCCGGATGCTCGGCCTGCCACTCGGCCCGCGCGCCGCGCGCTGGGTAGCCCGGCCGTTCGGACACGCGGCGGTCGCGGGAGTGCGGTGGGCCCTCGGCGGGCTCGACAAGGCGAACCGTCTCGCCCCGGCGGCACGCGGTCAGGGGCTGTGA
- a CDS encoding ABC transporter permease codes for MSIETKPAPTAVPTLPKKGLGERVRAAVAAQAMQIVLVWLGIVILFSVLSPTAFFDGSNFRNIAISVSILAVLGVGTTFIIITAGIDLSMGTILVFSGVVSSMVMERMGDGQGWGVAIAGIAAALLSGVGWGLLNGFCVAKLKVPPMIVTLGTFVAALGLAQVLTGGIDLRAAPDVLVDTVGFGRILGVPILVLIAAAVVILGIVLLHRTKFGLHTSAIGSNPEACRRVGINVDRQLIKVYAFAGLLAGLAGVLNLAFFRSTTIAGHSLTNLDVIAGVVIGGTSLFGGIGAVFGTVIGLLIPATLRNGFVILGVQPYWQQVVVGAFLIAAVYADQVRRAAANRGKVTTNLFTRMFSSNRKDV; via the coding sequence ATGAGCATCGAAACCAAACCCGCGCCCACCGCCGTCCCCACGCTCCCGAAGAAGGGACTCGGCGAACGTGTGCGCGCCGCCGTCGCGGCCCAGGCGATGCAGATCGTGCTCGTGTGGCTCGGAATCGTCATCCTCTTCAGCGTGCTGAGCCCGACTGCATTCTTCGATGGATCGAACTTCCGGAACATCGCCATCAGCGTGTCGATCCTCGCGGTCCTCGGAGTCGGCACGACGTTCATCATCATCACGGCCGGCATCGACCTCTCGATGGGTACGATCCTGGTCTTCTCCGGCGTCGTCTCCTCGATGGTCATGGAACGCATGGGGGACGGACAGGGCTGGGGTGTCGCAATCGCCGGTATCGCGGCCGCCCTCCTCTCGGGCGTCGGCTGGGGACTCCTCAACGGATTCTGCGTGGCCAAACTCAAGGTGCCACCGATGATCGTCACCCTCGGCACGTTCGTTGCCGCGCTCGGGCTCGCACAGGTACTCACCGGTGGTATCGACCTGCGCGCGGCACCCGACGTCCTCGTCGACACGGTCGGCTTCGGTCGGATCCTCGGCGTTCCGATCCTCGTACTCATCGCTGCCGCCGTCGTCATCCTCGGCATCGTCCTCCTCCATCGTACGAAGTTCGGACTCCACACTTCGGCAATCGGCTCCAACCCCGAGGCATGCCGGCGGGTCGGGATCAACGTCGATCGCCAGTTGATCAAGGTGTATGCCTTCGCCGGCCTCCTTGCCGGCCTCGCGGGAGTGCTCAACCTCGCCTTCTTCCGCTCCACGACGATCGCCGGACACAGTCTGACGAACCTGGACGTCATCGCCGGCGTCGTGATCGGCGGCACGAGCCTGTTCGGCGGAATCGGCGCAGTGTTCGGCACCGTGATCGGCCTGCTCATCCCCGCCACGCTCCGGAACGGCTTCGTGATTCTCGGAGTCCAGCCGTACTGGCAGCAGGTCGTTGTCGGCGCGTTCCTCATCGCCGCCGTGTACGCCGACCAGGTCCGCCGAGCCGCGGCGAACCGCGGCAAGGTGACAACCAACCTTTTCACCCGCATGTTCTCCTCCAACCGAAAGGACGTCTGA
- a CDS encoding AAA family ATPase: MASAPQVIIMTGPPGSGKSTTALELASRLRATLLDQDSMTNPLVDVVASLIGAAGLDDPRLAALVREPRYECVHRVVQDCLHAGVSTVVVAPFTAERRDPRAWAELARRIEAHGGTAHLVWLRISAGELVRRLRSRSAARDRAKLADLEGYVASLDLTAPAVPFIEVDSHEAATLQVAAIQTRLEHDQVTVRTQG, translated from the coding sequence GTGGCATCAGCACCGCAGGTGATCATCATGACGGGCCCTCCGGGCTCCGGGAAGTCGACGACCGCCCTCGAACTGGCGAGCCGACTCCGTGCAACGCTGCTGGACCAGGACTCGATGACGAACCCACTCGTGGACGTCGTGGCCTCGCTCATCGGGGCGGCGGGGCTCGACGACCCACGGCTCGCCGCGCTCGTCCGAGAGCCACGTTACGAGTGTGTCCATCGCGTCGTCCAGGATTGCCTGCACGCCGGCGTATCGACCGTCGTCGTGGCTCCGTTCACGGCCGAACGTCGCGATCCACGAGCCTGGGCGGAGCTCGCCCGCCGCATCGAGGCGCACGGCGGAACCGCACACCTCGTATGGCTCCGGATCAGCGCCGGCGAGCTGGTCCGGCGGCTCCGGTCCCGCTCGGCCGCACGCGACCGGGCCAAGCTCGCAGACCTGGAGGGCTACGTCGCATCGCTCGACCTCACGGCCCCGGCCGTTCCATTCATCGAGGTGGATTCACACGAGGCGGCCACGCTCCAAGTCGCGGCGATTCAGACACGATTGGAACACGATCAGGTCACCGTCAGAACACAAGGTTGA
- a CDS encoding LacI family DNA-binding transcriptional regulator encodes MAELAGVSTKTASRVLNEHPKVADDTRAAVQAAMLELHYVPDPAARSLRAGRDRTIGVVVDSIADVFFATLVAQVESVLDAHGYRCLIASSNRDPKRELETVHSLAQRRCAGIILSPTDRDCLAEARIGDLPLVFVDRVGATSNSQSVVADDHGLTRLATRHLLEHGHTRIALLSDTPAIATTGRRHEGYRAAMREAGIRVDERLIRADCLESPDVLPALVELLALAEPPTALISTNTRLSLGLLPALHQFRRTDIALISFGDFPMAESLSPAVTIIDHSPRAIGTTAATAMLDRLQPDRPDPVTPVIYVPADLVQRGSGELRPQPRSPLRDTQPTAS; translated from the coding sequence GTGGCCGAACTGGCGGGCGTGAGCACCAAGACCGCTTCCCGGGTGCTCAACGAGCATCCAAAAGTCGCCGACGACACCCGGGCGGCCGTGCAGGCCGCGATGCTCGAACTGCACTACGTTCCGGATCCGGCAGCGCGGTCCCTCCGGGCCGGTCGAGACCGCACCATCGGCGTCGTCGTCGACAGCATCGCGGATGTCTTCTTCGCGACGCTCGTGGCGCAAGTCGAATCTGTGCTCGACGCCCACGGGTACCGCTGCCTGATCGCCTCGAGCAACCGTGACCCGAAGCGTGAATTGGAAACGGTTCACAGTCTGGCTCAACGTCGTTGCGCCGGAATCATCCTCTCCCCCACCGACCGCGACTGCCTCGCAGAAGCACGGATCGGCGACCTCCCACTCGTCTTCGTGGACCGAGTCGGAGCCACATCCAACTCCCAGTCGGTTGTGGCCGACGACCACGGGTTGACCCGTCTGGCGACCCGACACCTCCTCGAACACGGGCATACGCGGATCGCCCTGCTGAGCGACACCCCGGCAATCGCAACGACCGGCCGTCGACACGAGGGCTATCGGGCAGCAATGCGCGAGGCCGGCATTCGCGTCGATGAACGCCTGATCCGTGCCGACTGCCTGGAGTCCCCAGACGTGTTGCCGGCACTTGTCGAACTCCTCGCCCTCGCCGAACCGCCGACTGCTCTCATCTCGACCAACACGCGCCTCTCCCTCGGCCTGCTCCCCGCCCTGCACCAATTCCGGCGCACGGATATCGCCCTCATCTCCTTCGGAGACTTCCCGATGGCCGAGAGCCTCTCCCCGGCCGTGACGATCATCGACCACTCACCGCGAGCAATCGGGACGACCGCGGCAACAGCCATGCTCGACCGACTCCAACCCGACCGGCCCGACCCGGTCACGCCCGTGATCTACGTACCGGCGGATCTCGTGCAACGCGGATCCGGGGAACTGCGCCCGCAACCGCGTTCACCGCTCCGCGACACCCAACCAACCGCGTCCTAG
- a CDS encoding SDR family oxidoreductase: protein MTDFNGRTILVTGATGGIGGEIVRRLQAANADVIGAGRDPEKLAVLADETGARTAQFELTSEDEVAGALAGLEPWGVVNCGGFGGEIATPMDTDMEVFDRVMAINARGTMLVTKHAARAMVRLGRGGSIVNVSSQASLVALPGHVSYAASKAAMDSLTRVSALELGPYNIRVNSVHPTVVMTEMSAFYWSRPEIGGAYLEQMPLGRWATEAEIAEPVVFLLSDGASMITGAHLPIDGGFTCR from the coding sequence ATGACGGACTTCAACGGCCGGACGATTCTGGTGACGGGTGCGACCGGAGGGATCGGTGGCGAGATCGTGCGTCGGCTGCAGGCAGCGAACGCCGATGTGATCGGTGCAGGTCGGGACCCGGAGAAGCTCGCGGTCCTCGCCGATGAGACCGGTGCCCGCACTGCGCAGTTCGAGCTGACGTCCGAGGATGAGGTCGCGGGTGCTCTTGCGGGGTTGGAGCCGTGGGGAGTGGTCAACTGCGGCGGCTTCGGCGGCGAGATCGCGACGCCGATGGATACCGACATGGAGGTCTTCGACCGTGTCATGGCGATCAACGCTCGGGGAACCATGCTTGTCACCAAGCACGCCGCTCGTGCGATGGTCCGGCTCGGGCGGGGCGGCTCGATCGTCAACGTCTCCAGCCAGGCCTCACTCGTGGCGCTGCCGGGGCATGTCTCCTATGCGGCCTCCAAGGCGGCCATGGACAGCCTGACGAGGGTCAGTGCGCTGGAGCTCGGCCCGTACAACATCCGTGTCAACAGCGTCCACCCGACCGTCGTGATGACAGAGATGTCGGCCTTCTACTGGAGCCGCCCCGAGATCGGCGGGGCGTATCTCGAGCAGATGCCGCTCGGGCGCTGGGCAACCGAGGCCGAGATCGCCGAGCCTGTTGTCTTTCTGCTCAGTGACGGCGCGTCGATGATCACGGGGGCGCACCTGCCCATCGACGGCGGCTTCACCTGTCGCTGA
- a CDS encoding ATP-binding cassette domain-containing protein, with amino-acid sequence MSEAPIYEARGIARTFGSVQALQGADFDVRPGEVSALIGDNGAGKSTLVRILAGADSPNAGQLYFDGRPLTLTNPTDARELGIETVFQDLALANHLNPIQNMYLGREVMRRGLLGKLGFMERNKMRNHGAQAFADLGATVRDYDGPVGGMSGGQRQAIAVARAAAWASKVIFLDEPTAALGVVQTKGVLDLVRRIRDTGLGVVLISHSMPEVLQVSDRIHVLRHGRRVALYKSSETNVDELVGAMTGALDERDAA; translated from the coding sequence ATGAGCGAAGCTCCCATCTACGAAGCGCGCGGAATAGCCCGCACGTTCGGATCCGTCCAGGCCCTCCAGGGCGCGGACTTCGATGTCCGCCCCGGCGAGGTCTCCGCATTGATCGGCGACAACGGGGCCGGGAAATCGACCCTTGTACGAATCCTCGCGGGGGCGGACTCGCCCAACGCCGGCCAGCTCTACTTCGACGGTCGGCCCCTCACCCTGACGAACCCGACAGATGCCCGAGAACTCGGGATCGAGACCGTGTTCCAGGACCTCGCACTCGCCAACCATCTCAACCCGATCCAGAACATGTACCTGGGCCGCGAGGTCATGCGTCGTGGTCTGCTCGGAAAGCTCGGATTCATGGAGCGGAACAAGATGCGCAACCACGGGGCGCAGGCCTTCGCCGACCTCGGCGCGACCGTCCGGGATTACGACGGTCCGGTCGGCGGCATGTCAGGCGGGCAGCGCCAGGCCATCGCCGTCGCGCGCGCCGCCGCCTGGGCGAGCAAGGTCATCTTCCTCGATGAGCCCACGGCCGCGCTCGGTGTGGTCCAGACCAAGGGAGTACTCGACCTCGTACGCCGCATTCGTGATACCGGACTGGGGGTCGTGCTCATCAGCCACTCCATGCCCGAGGTATTGCAGGTATCGGACCGGATCCACGTCCTACGGCACGGCCGACGGGTCGCGCTGTACAAGTCCTCCGAGACGAACGTCGACGAACTCGTCGGTGCCATGACCGGCGCCCTGGATGAAAGGGATGCAGCATGA
- a CDS encoding ABC transporter substrate-binding protein — protein sequence MARNRILIATAALAMATGMAACSTGNSPESNANSTDTGGDDSGAPSIAFIQGVIGDEFYISMECGVRAAADEFGAEVSVQGPQKWDPALQQPIVASVTATEPDAILIAPNDVSALQRPLEEAAQNSKIVLVDTTIEDPSIAVSEIASDNIGGGAAAFEAIQNLVPDGGKVLVIDNQPGISTSVDRVKGFEEAVAKDPKFEYVGVQYAKNQPAKAADIVTSTLQRYPDLKAIFATNIFSAEGAATGIQQAGAVGEVDVVGFDAGPAQVDALEDGVLQAIIAQQPYDIGYQGVEQAIAAINGEPTEEKIQTGFTIVTKENLDTEEGQAALYASEC from the coding sequence ATGGCCAGGAACCGCATCCTCATCGCCACCGCAGCGTTGGCGATGGCAACAGGCATGGCCGCCTGCTCCACCGGCAACAGCCCCGAGAGCAACGCAAACTCCACCGATACCGGAGGGGACGACTCCGGTGCACCGAGCATCGCCTTCATCCAGGGCGTCATCGGGGACGAGTTCTACATCTCGATGGAATGTGGCGTCCGCGCAGCCGCCGATGAGTTCGGCGCAGAGGTCAGCGTGCAGGGGCCCCAGAAGTGGGATCCCGCGCTGCAGCAACCGATCGTGGCATCGGTCACCGCCACCGAGCCCGACGCGATCCTCATCGCCCCCAATGACGTGAGTGCGCTGCAGCGGCCGTTGGAAGAAGCCGCCCAGAACAGCAAGATCGTGCTGGTCGACACGACCATCGAGGATCCCTCGATCGCGGTCTCGGAGATCGCCTCCGACAACATCGGCGGAGGAGCCGCCGCATTCGAGGCGATCCAGAACCTCGTTCCGGACGGTGGCAAGGTCCTCGTCATCGACAACCAGCCCGGGATCTCGACCTCGGTCGACCGCGTCAAGGGCTTCGAAGAGGCGGTCGCGAAGGATCCGAAGTTCGAATACGTCGGCGTGCAGTATGCGAAGAACCAGCCCGCGAAGGCCGCCGACATCGTGACGTCCACCCTGCAGCGTTACCCCGACCTCAAGGCGATTTTCGCCACGAACATCTTCAGCGCCGAAGGCGCAGCGACCGGAATCCAACAGGCCGGCGCGGTCGGTGAAGTCGACGTGGTCGGTTTCGACGCGGGTCCCGCACAGGTCGATGCGCTCGAGGACGGCGTGCTCCAGGCGATCATCGCCCAACAGCCCTACGACATCGGCTACCAGGGTGTGGAACAGGCAATCGCCGCAATCAACGGCGAGCCGACGGAGGAGAAGATCCAGACCGGCTTCACGATCGTGACGAAGGAGAACCTCGACACGGAGGAAGGCCAGGCGGCGCTCTACGCCTCCGAATGCTGA